GCATGAGGGCGCGGGGGCTGTTGGAGGCCAGGCGGGACGAAGCGGCCAGGGCGCTGGGGCTGCTGTACGGACATCTGCGGGAGCGCGGTTTCGGCGCTCCGGCAGGGGCGGAAGGGCAGCTGATCCGGCCGCTGCTGAGCATGGCCGGCGCGGAGGCGCTCAGCCGGAAGCGGGACGGCGTGTTCTGGGCAGCGACCGCGGCGGTGCAGCTGGCGCATGAGGCATCGCTGCTGCACGACGACGTGATCGATGAGTCCGCGATGCGACGCGGAGAGCCCACGCTGGCCGCGCGCGGAGTGGCGCACGCGCTCGTGGAAGGCGATCACCTGCTCACGACTTCATACCGCCTGGCGGCGACCACGGATTCGGCACCGTTCGTCTCTGCATTCGCGCACGCAGTGGAACGCACGGTAGCGGGAGAGAAGCAGCAGGGCAGGATGTGCGGCCTG
The Longimicrobiales bacterium genome window above contains:
- a CDS encoding polyprenyl synthetase family protein, encoding MRARGLLEARRDEAARALGLLYGHLRERGFGAPAGAEGQLIRPLLSMAGAEALSRKRDGVFWAATAAVQLAHEASLLHDDVIDESAMRRGEPTLAARGVAHALVEGDHLLTTSYRLAATTDSAPFVSAFAHAVERTVAGEKQQGRMCGLTLDERTYRGIIAGKSGELLGCALAAAAYVDGATAASSLYLLGRRTGELYQMLDDLLDYCPDVDTGKPALGDYGQRRWTWPLLELTVDGFDEAADLIADRFAHA